Sequence from the Acropora muricata isolate sample 2 chromosome 10, ASM3666990v1, whole genome shotgun sequence genome:
TGCTAAGACTGGATACAAATTCTATTCAAAGAGAAAAGATAACTcttggtgttgttgttgttgttgttgttgttgttgatgatgttTATTTTCAGTAGATCATGAGGAAAAGGGAAATGCATGTAATAATGCTTTACCTTTGCAGTTTCTGCATTTCAGAAGCCGCTTGTGCAGGAAATCCACATTGTGCCATCTGATTTGAAGCACCTAACACACCTTGTTTTCCATGTTGGTCTTCAGGTCCTGGAAAGGGAACATCATGCATTTGGGAAAGCAACTCATagtttgaaagaaaacaagTATCTACTGGGTCAGTCACATCATCCCAGTCATCATCTGAGAAACTGATCAGGTTTCCCTCAATATCTTCAGTAGCATGTTTCTCTGTTGTCTGTGCACCAAgctgttttttctttctgcgtgttttttttcttgttttcttcactGAACTTTTCACTGCACTTTCATTTTGAGGTGCGAGTGGTAAGGGTGCAGGAGAGGCCTGGATATTTTGCAGGGACAAATTCGATTTTGAAGAAAAAGGATGATCAACACTGACTTTGTTATCATTCAAGTTTCTCTGTTGTTGTGGGACCAGAATGTTGCAGAGAGCTATCTCGAGCTTGGATGCTTCAGGAACCAAGTCAAATTGCTCAAGTATTGCTTTGTTATGAACATCTGCATTAACAAGGTCGTGGGACAAATTACAGCTGCACGACTTTCCTTGAGCTGTAACAGCGCAGACATGCAGGTAAGGGCACTTGGTTGAAAAACACATATTTTCGGTATACTTGAGGCAAATCTGAGGTAAACTGTTTACAACAATGTCCTTCACTCTTTTGTTTGGTAGCTTCTCAAGCTCAAATTTTTTTATGTTCTTCAAATTACGTTCATCATGAAAATTGTGGGATAAACCACAATCACCTTGACACTTTCCCTCCAAAAAACCTTTGCATATGTGCCAATAATTGCATTTTGATTTTGTGCATGAGCCTTTAGAGTACTGCAAACATAATTTCTTCCTCAACAGGAGTTGTACACCAAATACCTCATCTCTCCTATCCttcaacaaattgaaaaaagtaTTCTGACCAGAATTTGATTGAGCCTGAAGCCACAAAATTGCATCCTCGCATGATTTCTTTCCCAGAGGAGAATTTTTCTGAAGTAAATCTGTTAAAGTTACAAATCCTCCTTGATTGCAGAGGTAATTGAAGACTTTCTTGGATAAACAATCAGAAACAGATGGTGTCACACTTTGAGACTGAGGAGGATCTGGCTTTTCTGCTGGCAGTGGTTTTGTGCCTTTCTGTGAACTGGAAGCCTTACCCTTAACTACagccatttttgtttcttctgtgCTAGAAGTGGCTTTTGCACTTAAATCATTAATCTCTTTGGATTCAGACAAGGATTGCATTTTTGTCTGCTCTTGGTGTAGCTCAAGTTGTTTCAAGTTATCTTCAATGGGTTTTTGCTTTGTGGGAACTAAAATAGAACAGCGCAATGCTTCCTTCTCTAGTGACCTCTCAAACGTAAAGGTGAAGTGTgaactaaaaatgtttttgttgtgaGAATCAGAAAAATCATGGGACAGTGCACAACTGCAGGGAGATGCTTGGACTTGTTTTGGGCAAATGTGAACATACGGACAGTTGACAGTGACACATTCATTCTTGAGATAACTGAGGCAAACCTGTGGTAGACTTCCAGCTATAATAACCTTCAAACTactgttttccttcttctcaaaGCCCAACTCAGCCGCCTTGCCTTTGTTATCGTTGTCGTGAAAATCATGGGAGTTGCCACAATTACCTTTGCAAGTTCCCTCAAGAAACGCCTTACAGATATGCCAACATTCACATTTACTTCCTAAATGACAGAGTCCAGTCGAGGAATACTTCAGACATATTTTCTTCTTCAAGTTAATCCGGATGCCAAAGACACTTCCGTACTTATTAGAGGCTAGAATTAAAGGATAAGTACCGTCAAAGGCACCCGACATGTCTTCCTCTTGATACCAGAAAACCACCGAAGACGCATTTCCCTTTTTAGCCAAAGGTGACGGATGTTTCAGTAATTTCGAAAACTCAGCAAATCCACCGATTCCACTGATGTAATTGAAGACTTTCGCAGCCGATACATTCGTCTCTGTCATCTTAGGTACCGTAGAAGCAATCACCAGCCAATAACAATGAACTAGCGAGAAATGTTCAATCCATATTCAAGCAGGTAAAACGCAGAGTTATTTCTCGtcaagaaaggatcgaaaagtaGATAAAAGGATCCTTTTTAGACGCTTCTGGCGCAAGAACCGCACATGACAATAGCTTCTTAACTACCTTTCAGTTTCTGAGAAATGGATTACGTAGCTTTTAGCTTTGTCTTCGTGTTAGCGGAAGCAAATTAGAGAGAATTTAAGAAAAGATCCATAATCCCGAGATGGCACGCTGAATTCTTATTACTGCTCGAGAATTCTTCTGAATTCGCCGACTTTTTTATGAACAAATCGAGTAGAAgactttcatttatttttctttaataaaATCATAATTTTGAGGAGTAATACAAGCTAAAGGGAACTTCAGAAGGAATTTGTGATAAATTGGTGATAACAACATGAATATACTTTCTCCTATGACAGGAATAGCCAATTAAATCGCGCCTTACGAACGTAGGGtgtccggaaaactaagacctaagacccggaaaaccaagacccggaaaactgagacccggaaaactaagacccggaaaactaagaccccggaaaactaagaccccggaaaactaagacccttttCATTTTAGTTCTCACAGCAATCCCTGGGCCGTTTAAAAAGGCGCaaacatataataaataaatgcaaaggAAATCTGTAAAAAATCACGCGCAAAGCAGCAAATAATTATAAGCCATAGAAAAGAACGGCGCAAAAAAGTAAGGCTATATAATGACAGCGTTGGGAGAAAATCTAGCGGCGCTTCATAATTCTTCACGCCACAACCGCAAATGTCACGCCAGGCGAGACAGGGCCGCATGACAATTCCGCATTTCGTCAGAAAGCAAAAAGAAATCGTTTTTCTAAAATGCCCCGCCTGTAACTGAACCAATTGTTCATTTGTTCTTCGGAAATTATTGGCAGTCAGGTGTTACGTCCTGTTGGAAATCAACGACGGGTTTTTCCTTGATCAAGCTCTGTCGCGAGTCCATGTAAACAAAGACAAAGGCCAACAAGGTAACGTGTCCTTTTTGCCGAGGAATACTGCGAATCGCGCTGATGACACTGTTttgagggtgctaatggggttaacagttaactgacaattggccaaaaaaatagtagttaactgacaattagccgaaaaattagtagttaactgataattgggtacccccattagcaccctctgaAAACGTTTCGGGATCAatacggagcttaagcaaccacgacgacgacggcaaaaaaacctcacaaatttgcatatttgacaatgaaaaacaggatttttgcacgctttgcacgtgtatttttcatcttttgacattttgaagacgttctcgttctttctacgacgtgaaatgacctgttttgcagttgtgtggacgacgtgagcatatgatgacaaacgttcaattttgtcttcttatataccaggcgctggttccaatttaattccaggatagttagaacacatttttactgaataactgaaaaatgattgcagaaacgcgaagtcacattttcagatgacgttctcgctatcgtcgacgtcgtgtttgcttaagctccctattattgaGTTATTACTTTGTGATAAGAACTATTTCATAACTGGGGttctcttttcattttccaaACTTTCTGCTGTCTTGGGAAATGTGTAACtgaaggatttttttcttttctgtgctTTCTTGCATAATTAATACCAGAGGGCTCCTTCCTCGCTTACGTGCAAACGTTGCGTTGACTGAACAAGGGATATCAAGCGATGCTctggggcgctttccattcgaccaaaaattccgTAAATTCCGGGTTGGGGAGCGAATGGAACAGAAATTTTCCGGAATTTCATTCCGAAATTTTGGGAGTACCTCGCGAGGTTGGcctaaaattccggaaaatcggaataaccggaaaattctgttccattcgaccattcctgctCGTGCCTAGGTTCTCCGAGActggaaatcgaaattcaacatggctggTCCTCACGCTTCTAAACATAATACTGGTCCTCTGTCAGATAAACGACTGAAATATCTTACTCCAACGTTATTGCAGTGGATTAGCCTTTCTTCCCAGTGAGATAGAGAGCCTTGTCTTTGTGAGGTTTGATTAACGTTGAAATGATGAACTTGGGACAGTGATGTTCATAAGCTGATTGACGGAGTGCAATTTCACTGACGTCTTCTCTTCGTCCCCCGTTAGTCGTTGTACCAGTCATGCCACAACACTGTTTACCATATATAGCTTTTAAGCGTTACATTAAAAAGTTAAATATGATTTGAGCTTTGAGAATCGAGCGTTTTATTTAATTCGGTTTGATGGCTgtcagttttcccctctccttaaaaacctacatttgaattgattggaattaatttcaatttacaatgtccccaattagtgcctCAGCACCAGAAGACTTAACACTCcaataaagttcctttcttaATACTCCTTATTTGTTAAGATTTGCACATTGACCAAATGCAAGGTACTGAACCGTGACATCCTCACTCTGGCggttggaaaaaaacaaacaggacAGATACATTTAAGGTAAAGGCTTGTAAAGCAATGGGTACGCTTTTGCATTGTAATCAGCTGCTTTTCGAAATGCGTCGCTTGTGACGTGAAATAAAGTGAAAttataattaaataatttatgGATAAAAGTTCCTCAACTAGTACTAGCTTTACTAATATACACTTTTTGCTTCTTAAGCCAAAACTATCCTACTCTACATGGGTGTCAGAGGTTATTTTTCTTCTGGCAAGGAGGTGAGCAAGAAACTGtactgttgaaaaagaaaaaaacgtttttttcgtGAAATGTGTTTTACATGAGCACCATAACCtaagataatttaaattttcttccttCTCTAGTGGGAAACTTCCATCGGCTGTAAATTTCATTGACAGTTGTTGTGACAATGTCTGTGACCTCAGAAACTGATGAGAGGGCCATAAATTCTTCAGGCTTTCTTTGAGCCTTGCTGACTATCAGtgcta
This genomic interval carries:
- the LOC136888438 gene encoding protein mono-ADP-ribosyltransferase PARP12-like, which translates into the protein MTETNVSAAKVFNYISGIGGFAEFSKLLKHPSPLAKKGNASSVVFWYQEEDMSGAFDGTYPLILASNKYGSVFGIRINLKKKICLKYSSTGLCHLGSKCECWHICKAFLEGTCKGNCGNSHDFHDNDNKGKAAELGFEKKENSSLKVIIAGSLPQVCLSYLKNECVTVNCPYVHICPKQVQASPCSCALSHDFSDSHNKNIFSSHFTFTFERSLEKEALRCSILVPTKQKPIEDNLKQLELHQEQTKMQSLSESKEINDLSAKATSSTEETKMAVVKGKASSSQKGTKPLPAEKPDPPQSQSVTPSVSDCLSKKVFNYLCNQGGFVTLTDLLQKNSPLGKKSCEDAILWLQAQSNSGQNTFFNLLKDRRDEVFGVQLLLRKKLCLQYSKGSCTKSKCNYWHICKGFLEGKCQGDCGLSHNFHDERNLKNIKKFELEKLPNKRVKDIVVNSLPQICLKYTENMCFSTKCPYLHVCAVTAQGKSCSCNLSHDLVNADVHNKAILEQFDLVPEASKLEIALCNILVPQQQRNLNDNKVSVDHPFSSKSNLSLQNIQASPAPLPLAPQNESAVKSSVKKTRKKTRRKKKQLGAQTTEKHATEDIEGNLISFSDDDWDDVTDPVDTCFLSNYELLSQMHDVPFPGPEDQHGKQGVLGASNQMAQCGFPAQAASEMQKLQRPPDLPSPLVPLPQYATTVAPNLLPLDWTAIANDEEYIRVPLALGSDGFKLAKSIFVQSMPGSKATILAIERVQNPFLWEKYARKREHLEKRSRLASSQSNERILFYGAKQENIESICADNIDCRGQDEKGVAAFGQGAYFTTEASLSNTYSKPDSEGVRYMFLADVLVGSYTKGDPSLTRPPHKGDVAANRRYDSCVDNTDRPTIYVLFDSDQYYPNYLIQYRMKSKMACSFTKAVG